The window TGGGGGATGGATTAACTCTTTTAGCTGCTTTGTGCTGTTCGTACAGCGTTGTTGGCGAACCGAATCGATCGGGATCGCCGCTCGATTCGATGGGTCTGTTGATATGAACCTGTTCTCCCGACGCATTGGCGCTTCCCTGTTGACCCTGCTTCTGCTCAGCGGCTGCGGTTCCATTTCCTCGACAGTCGGCGATTTTCCGAGCGAGCCGGCCCCGACCAAGATCGCGAACCCGGCCGACGGCTACCGTCTGGAACCCGGCAACCGCGTTCGCGTCATCGTGTTCAATGAAGCCAACCTGTCGGGGGATTTCACGGTGGACCCAGCCGGCAACATCGCCATGCCGCTGGTCGGCAACATTGCTGCGAGCGGCGTCACCGCCAAGGTGCTGTCCACGCGCATTGAAGACGCGCTGAAGCGCGACAACTACATGCAGGTGCCGAATGTGGCGGTGGAGGTCCAGACCTTCCGCCCCTATTACGTGCTTGGCGAAGTCCGGCAGCCCGGTGAATTCCCCTATACCACCGGCATGACGGTTCTGAGCGCGGTCGCCCGTGCCGGCGGCTATGATTACCGCGCCCGTCAGGGGGAGGTCGTCCTGGTCCGTCCGGTTGACGACGGCCAGAAGGAATACCGTGCCACGGAACGGACCCCCTTGCTGCCCGGCGACATCGTGAAGGTTCTGGAGCGCCGCTTCTGATCTGCGGATCGGATCGCGTAAAATCGGACTCAATTCGAAGCGTGAATCCGATCGCCAAGCACGAGGCCTGAACTTATCGCGTTTTTCATTGAACGCAGCAAGTTGAACGCGACAAGTTCCGGCCTTTTGCCCCCGATCGTCCGATACCCGCGCCGGTTGGTGCAGCGGCTGATCGATTTCAGATTTCCGATGGAAGCGGCCCGGAACGGCAATTGCCCGTTCCGGCAATGACTGCTGCCATACCGGTCCGTCCCGCCCCATGCCGCACATGGCGACATGGGGTTCCCTGCGGAGAACTCCTGACCGGAAAGCCGGCCGGAGTTCTCCCTGGTCATCATGACAAGCGCAGGAATGATCCCAGGATCAGGTGGGGCTCGACGTGAAGATCGTGTTCGACGGAATGATGGGCTGGGTATCGTTGTTGTTATTGGTCGTCGTGTTGGTGGTCGTCGTCTGCTGTGTGTTCTGCTGCGCCGTACCCGACGAGGTTTCCGTCGCCGTCCTGGTGGTGGACTGTTGGCGATTGAGAATTTCGTTGATCTGCGATGCGTTGGTCGGGTTGCTGGCGCTCAGAGAGGTGGTCGTGCTCGCCTGGTTCAGCGTCTGGGTCACGGTGCTGCCGGCGCTGGGCACTGCGGCGACCACCGTCTGCGAGGTGGCGGCGGTGTAGGCATTCGCCATGACGGCGATGGCGGTCTGCGGCGACGATTGATAGACGACCGGATTGCTGGCGATCTGCGTCGCGGCGATGGCGATGCTGGCGACCGTCTGGGGAGCGACCCGCTGCGCATCGGGCGAAATGGCGACGCGGGCGGCGACGGTGACCACATTCATCGTCTGGGACGGCGCGGAAGTCATCACCGGCTGGGATTGGACCGCCTGGACGGCGGAACTGGCAAGCTGCACCGCGAGTGCCGGGGCGACCGGCAAGACCCGCTCGGCGACCGTGACGGCCTGGGCGCACACCGCCGCGGTGACCGCCGGGTTGTTGATGGTGGCGGAGGCCGCGACGGCAGCCGCGGCGACGTTGGCGGCGACCACCGGGGCGACGGCCTGGACCTGCGGCGTCACGAAGATGCGCGCGGCGGTGGTCAGAACGGTGACCGTCTGTTGCGGCGCGGAAGACTGGACGGTCGTGGCACGCACCGTCTCGACCGCGGCAGCCGCCGCCTGGATGGCCGCCTGCGGGTTGACGCTGAGCAGTCGCTCCGCCGCGGTGACCACCGCCTGCGCCAGTTCCGCGCTGCGTTGCGGATTTCCTGCGGACAGGGTGTTGAGTGCC is drawn from Azospirillum sp. TSH100 and contains these coding sequences:
- a CDS encoding polysaccharide biosynthesis/export family protein; this encodes MTLLLLSGCGSISSTVGDFPSEPAPTKIANPADGYRLEPGNRVRVIVFNEANLSGDFTVDPAGNIAMPLVGNIAASGVTAKVLSTRIEDALKRDNYMQVPNVAVEVQTFRPYYVLGEVRQPGEFPYTTGMTVLSAVARAGGYDYRARQGEVVLVRPVDDGQKEYRATERTPLLPGDIVKVLERRF